A window from Caulobacter sp. X encodes these proteins:
- a CDS encoding AMP nucleosidase: MSNQEKAIAVVERLNDEYERAVDALRTALRAYLENGTRPDPQARFDGTFAYPELRLTYDPEALPPKLARSYARVSRPGVYSTTVTKPAQFKDYLVEQLTLLMDDFDVEIEVDRSRQEIPYPYVLDATIDLNQADVRSEDIARFFPTTDLAFIGDEIADGVWSPALEETRPLSLFDGLRTDFSLARLKHYTGAPAEDVQQFILFTNYHRYVDEFVRWGIAQLKAPDSPYTALSCSGGVTITANTVNPEMAVAESAWRKHQMPAYHLMAPGGSGVTLVNIGVGPSNAKTICDHLAVLRPQAWLMIGHCGGLRDTQTIGDYVLAHAYLRDDHVLDAVLPPEIPVPSIAEVQRALYDAAKAISGDSGDQLKKRLRTGTVVTTDDRNWELRHSLSALRFNQSRAVAIDMESATISAQGYRFRVPYGTLLCVSDKPLHGEIKLPGQANAFYERAISQHLQIGIMACKLLHAEGPNLHSRKLRAFDEPPFR, from the coding sequence ATGTCAAACCAAGAAAAAGCAATCGCCGTCGTCGAACGGCTCAATGACGAATACGAACGCGCCGTCGACGCTCTCCGGACCGCCCTGCGCGCCTATCTCGAAAATGGAACGCGTCCCGACCCGCAAGCGCGGTTCGACGGGACCTTCGCCTATCCCGAGCTGCGGCTGACCTACGATCCCGAGGCGCTGCCGCCCAAGCTGGCCCGCTCGTACGCCCGCGTCAGCCGTCCCGGCGTCTATTCGACGACCGTGACCAAGCCGGCCCAGTTCAAGGACTATCTGGTCGAGCAGCTGACCCTCTTGATGGACGACTTCGACGTCGAGATCGAGGTCGACCGCTCCCGCCAGGAAATCCCCTATCCCTACGTACTGGACGCCACGATCGACCTGAACCAGGCCGACGTCCGCAGCGAGGACATCGCCCGCTTCTTCCCGACCACGGACCTGGCCTTCATCGGCGACGAGATCGCCGACGGCGTCTGGAGCCCGGCGCTGGAGGAGACCCGCCCGCTGTCGCTGTTCGACGGCCTGCGCACCGACTTCTCGCTGGCGAGGCTCAAGCACTACACCGGCGCCCCGGCCGAGGACGTGCAGCAGTTCATCCTGTTCACGAACTATCACCGCTATGTCGACGAGTTCGTGCGCTGGGGCATCGCCCAGCTTAAGGCGCCCGACAGCCCCTACACGGCCCTGTCGTGCTCGGGCGGCGTGACGATCACCGCCAACACGGTCAATCCCGAGATGGCGGTGGCGGAGTCGGCCTGGCGCAAGCACCAGATGCCGGCCTATCACCTGATGGCGCCGGGCGGCTCGGGCGTGACCCTGGTCAACATCGGCGTCGGCCCTTCCAACGCCAAGACGATCTGCGATCACCTGGCGGTGCTGCGCCCTCAAGCCTGGCTGATGATCGGCCACTGCGGCGGCCTGCGCGACACCCAGACGATCGGCGACTACGTCCTGGCCCACGCCTATCTGCGCGACGACCACGTGCTGGACGCCGTGCTGCCGCCCGAGATCCCGGTCCCGTCGATCGCCGAGGTGCAGCGCGCCCTCTACGACGCGGCCAAGGCGATCAGCGGCGATAGCGGCGACCAGCTGAAAAAGCGCCTGCGCACCGGCACCGTCGTCACCACCGACGACCGCAACTGGGAGCTTCGCCACAGCCTCTCGGCCCTGCGCTTCAACCAGAGCCGCGCGGTGGCGATCGACATGGAAAGCGCGACGATCTCGGCCCAGGGCTATCGCTTCCGGGTGCCGTACGGGACGCTGCTGTGCGTGTCCGACAAGCCGCTGCACGGCGAGATCAAGCTGCCCGGCCAGGCCAACGCCTTTTACGAGCGGGCGATCAGCCAGCACCTGCAGATCGGCATCATGGCCTGCAAGCTGCTGCACGCCGAAGGTCCGAACCTGCACTCGCGCAAGCTGCGCGCGTTCGACGAGCCGCCGTTTAGGTGA